A single genomic interval of Melitaea cinxia chromosome 18, ilMelCinx1.1, whole genome shotgun sequence harbors:
- the LOC123662103 gene encoding uncharacterized protein LOC123662103, giving the protein MSIERRSCTGSAPHVTKRLCATMMFFIGIVCIFGGYLLGRMARNEVKRSNDIISVNLTVAADNLYKRAKRISPKAVHHNDPDKIAARLLDVFHCSVQECGGITNYNVAEFIKITINSEVNKFIKSINNATQYIDSLR; this is encoded by the exons ATGAGTATCGAACGTAGATCCTGTACGGGCTCCGCGCCGCACGTGACCAAAAGGTTATGTGCCACAATGATGTTCTTTATAGGAATTGTCTGTATATTTGGTG GCTATTTATTAGGAAGGATGGCGCGAAACGAGGTGAAGAGGAGTAATGATATAATATCTGTAAACCTTACGGTAGCTGCAGATAATTTATACAAACGAGCTAAAAGGATATCACCTAAGGCGGTTCATCACAACGATCCAGACAAGATAGCGGCCAGGTTGTTGGACGTGTTCCACTGCAGTGTGCAGGAGTGCGGTGGAATCACGAACTACAACGTCGctgagtttataaaaataactattaacaGTGAAGtcaataaattcattaaatcgATTAATAACGCCACACAGTACATTGATTCATTGAGGTga